The Acidobacteriota bacterium genome includes a region encoding these proteins:
- a CDS encoding Uma2 family endonuclease, giving the protein MAAVSTATQPKIIQPPGDQVVYVPGVSWATYKQLDAERGEQRGTRFTFSEGVLQIMAVGREHEQLNFYLARLFELLAEMAELDFMPAGSTTFDRADLEKGFQPDACFYLTSVDQMRGQKEISLETDPPSDLLLEIDITSSSLNRLPLFAAAGVPEVWRYENGAIKIYQLHGESYAESSASRWFPLVTAEQLAEWLAVSSTMPHFKWVQMIRDELQAGKS; this is encoded by the coding sequence ATGGCAGCAGTCAGTACGGCAACGCAACCCAAAATCATTCAGCCGCCCGGCGATCAGGTCGTTTATGTGCCCGGCGTAAGTTGGGCTACTTATAAGCAACTTGATGCGGAACGTGGCGAACAGCGCGGCACACGATTCACTTTCAGCGAGGGGGTATTGCAAATCATGGCCGTTGGGCGCGAACACGAACAGTTGAATTTTTACCTGGCAAGACTCTTTGAATTGCTGGCGGAGATGGCGGAACTGGATTTTATGCCGGCGGGTTCTACGACCTTTGATCGCGCTGATTTGGAGAAAGGTTTCCAGCCGGATGCGTGTTTCTATCTCACCTCTGTTGACCAGATGCGGGGCCAGAAAGAAATCAGTTTGGAAACCGATCCGCCGTCGGATTTACTGCTGGAAATTGACATCACGAGTTCTTCGCTAAATCGTCTGCCGCTCTTTGCTGCCGCAGGTGTGCCTGAAGTTTGGCGCTATGAAAACGGCGCCATCAAAATTTATCAGCTTCACGGAGAAAGCTATGCTGAATCCTCTGCCAGCCGGTGGTTTCCGCTGGTAACCGCCGAGCAGTTGGCTGAATGGCTCGCTGTCAGCAGCACGATGCCGCACTTCAAATGGGTGCAAATGATTCGTGATGAATTACAAGCAGGCAAGTCATGA
- the ald gene encoding alanine dehydrogenase, with amino-acid sequence MIIGLPKEIKDNESRVGLTPAGVKTLSDAGHTVLVENNAGEGSGISNEEYTGANGQIVASAEEVWERADMVVKVKEPVGPEYHRMRENQILFTYLHLAPEPELTQVMIERKVTGVAYETVTNNEGHLPLLTPMSEVAGRMAVQVGAHYLQKPEGGRGVLMGGVPGVLPAKTVIIGGGVVGINSIKMAVGLGANVTVLDRNLERLRYLDDIFGAKIKTLMSNDYNVQEAIAHADLVVGAVLIPGASAPHLVKRFMLSTMHKGAVIVDVAVDQGGCIETTHPTTHSNPTYYVDDVLHYCVANMPGAVPRTSTFALTNATLPFALKLANKGFKDAIAADKHLKAGVNTYAGHITYQAVAESQNLAYVAVDELL; translated from the coding sequence ATGATTATCGGACTACCAAAAGAGATCAAAGACAACGAATCCCGCGTCGGCCTGACCCCCGCCGGCGTCAAAACCCTGAGCGATGCCGGGCACACGGTGCTGGTCGAAAACAACGCAGGCGAAGGCAGCGGCATTAGCAATGAGGAATACACCGGCGCGAACGGCCAGATCGTCGCTTCCGCCGAAGAAGTCTGGGAACGCGCCGATATGGTCGTTAAGGTCAAAGAACCCGTCGGCCCCGAATACCACCGCATGCGCGAGAATCAAATCCTCTTCACCTACCTGCACCTCGCGCCCGAACCGGAATTGACGCAGGTGATGATCGAACGCAAAGTCACGGGTGTGGCTTACGAAACCGTCACCAACAACGAAGGCCATTTGCCGCTGCTCACGCCCATGTCCGAAGTCGCGGGCCGCATGGCCGTGCAAGTTGGCGCACACTATCTGCAAAAGCCCGAAGGCGGACGCGGCGTGCTGATGGGAGGCGTACCCGGCGTGTTGCCCGCCAAAACGGTCATCATCGGCGGCGGCGTGGTCGGCATCAATTCGATCAAGATGGCGGTCGGTTTGGGCGCGAACGTGACGGTGCTGGATCGCAATCTGGAACGGCTGCGCTATCTGGACGACATCTTCGGCGCAAAAATTAAGACGCTGATGTCGAACGATTACAACGTGCAGGAAGCCATCGCCCACGCCGACCTGGTCGTTGGCGCGGTCTTGATTCCTGGCGCATCCGCTCCGCACCTGGTCAAACGTTTTATGCTTTCGACCATGCACAAAGGCGCGGTGATTGTTGACGTAGCTGTTGACCAAGGCGGATGCATCGAGACGACGCATCCGACCACCCACAGCAATCCGACCTATTACGTGGACGACGTGCTGCACTATTGCGTGGCGAACATGCCGGGCGCGGTGCCGCGCACTTCGACGTTTGCGTTGACCAATGCGACACTGCCGTTTGCGTTGAAGCTGGCGAACAAAGGCTTCAAAGATGCGATTGCAGCGGACAAACATTTGAAGGCGGGCGTGAACACTTACGCGGGACACATCACCTATCAGGCGGTGGCGGAGTCACAAAATTTGGCGTATGTTGCGGTGGACGAATTATTGTAA
- a CDS encoding MFS transporter yields MSAISETSAGAVVAGAAPIQDTAGIGGHPRGLTTLFFTEMWERFSYYGMRALLILYMTTAVASGGLGFDTKKAAAIYGAYTGSVYLMSIPGGWFADNVLGTRQAVFFGGVIIALGHFSMAVPSTFTFFMGLVLIVLGTGLLKPNVSALVGDLYSPEDQRRDAGFSIFYVGINIGAFTAPIVCSYLGEKINWHLGFAAAGIGMTLGLVQYVAGRDRLSHSGNPPVQSATQRRSRFLQGVLFMAAISGAVGVLFFGPAVIVENQMWIMLCALLLFFGWMFLAFLRPEEKKPVAVIVVLFFFSIIFWACYEQAGSSFNLFARDFTNRFAFGREFPAGWYQAVPAISVVLLAPLFAKLWLKLGESQPSSPVKFSFGLLFVGLGAAVLATASLFTGGGTKVGPWWLVGVYVLQTIGEICLYPVGLSTTTKLAPQRLTGLMMGIWFLSISFGNFAAGKAAGFFQTNSQEALVGLFSKLAAAPIIAAVILLAISPLIRKAMGKTR; encoded by the coding sequence ATGAGCGCAATTTCCGAGACGTCCGCAGGCGCAGTTGTCGCCGGGGCGGCTCCTATACAAGACACAGCAGGCATCGGCGGCCATCCGCGTGGGTTGACGACGCTCTTTTTCACTGAGATGTGGGAGCGCTTCAGCTATTACGGCATGCGTGCATTGCTAATTCTGTATATGACGACAGCGGTGGCGAGCGGCGGATTGGGGTTTGATACGAAAAAGGCCGCCGCGATTTATGGGGCCTACACCGGCTCGGTTTACCTGATGTCCATTCCGGGCGGCTGGTTCGCGGACAACGTGCTGGGCACACGGCAGGCCGTTTTCTTTGGCGGCGTCATCATTGCGCTCGGCCATTTCTCGATGGCCGTGCCGAGCACCTTTACCTTTTTTATGGGTCTGGTCTTGATCGTGTTAGGCACGGGCTTGCTCAAACCCAACGTCAGCGCGCTGGTCGGCGACTTGTACAGCCCCGAAGACCAACGGCGCGACGCGGGCTTTTCGATCTTTTACGTCGGCATCAACATCGGTGCCTTCACGGCACCGATCGTATGCAGCTATCTGGGCGAAAAAATCAATTGGCATTTGGGCTTTGCGGCGGCGGGGATCGGCATGACGCTGGGGCTGGTGCAATATGTCGCGGGCCGTGACCGCCTGTCGCATTCAGGCAATCCGCCCGTGCAATCGGCGACGCAGAGGCGCAGCAGGTTTCTGCAAGGCGTCTTGTTCATGGCGGCCATCAGCGGGGCCGTAGGGGTGCTGTTCTTCGGCCCCGCCGTCATTGTCGAAAACCAGATGTGGATCATGCTGTGTGCGCTGCTGCTGTTTTTCGGCTGGATGTTTTTGGCCTTCCTGCGGCCCGAAGAGAAGAAGCCTGTGGCGGTTATCGTCGTACTCTTTTTCTTTTCGATCATTTTTTGGGCTTGTTACGAGCAGGCGGGATCAAGCTTCAACCTGTTCGCCCGCGACTTCACCAATCGTTTCGCCTTTGGGCGCGAATTCCCGGCGGGCTGGTATCAAGCAGTGCCGGCGATTTCGGTCGTGCTGCTCGCGCCACTCTTCGCCAAGCTGTGGTTGAAGTTGGGCGAAAGCCAGCCGTCCAGCCCGGTCAAATTTTCGTTCGGATTGCTGTTTGTCGGCTTGGGCGCAGCGGTGCTGGCGACGGCTTCGCTCTTCACCGGTGGTGGCACTAAAGTCGGGCCGTGGTGGCTGGTCGGCGTGTATGTGCTGCAGACCATCGGCGAGATTTGTTTGTACCCGGTCGGCCTGAGCACGACGACCAAACTCGCGCCACAACGGCTGACCGGGTTGATGATGGGCATTTGGTTCCTCTCGATTTCGTTCGGCAATTTTGCAGCGGGCAAAGCGGCAGGCTTTTTTCAGACCAACTCACAAGAAGCTTTAGTCGGCCTGTTTAGTAAGCTGGCCGCCGCACCGATCATTGCGGCGGTTATCTTGCTGGCAATTTCACCGCTAATCCGCAAAGCGATGGGCAAGACCAGATAA
- a CDS encoding aldehyde dehydrogenase family protein, whose translation MATPKAKRSNAPTTYGNYIAGRFVKPKSGAYHENRNPADTREVVGVFPASNAEDVDTAVQAASAAYPKWKATPAPKRAEILYKLGQILLDYKESFANDMTREMGKVLKETCGDVQEAIDMTFYTAGEGRRLHGYTTPSELPDKLAMCVRQPIGVCGLITPWNFPMAIPSWKMMPALICGNTLVIKPAEDTPLSTYNLVKALEEAGLPAGVVNIVAGAGTSAGAALTEHSGVRLVSFTGSTTTGRTVATKAAQNDKICSLEMGGKNVIMVLEDADLDLAAEGAVWGAFGTSGQRCTAASRIVAHKKVYKKFVEKLTERAKALRIGNGLNGKVEMGPVINQAAVDKILTYISIGQTEDGATLHLGGNRLDKGEYRHGYFIEPTIFTDVAPQMRIAQEEIFGPVLSIIPCNSLDEAIEIGNGVKYGLSASIYTQDVNRAFKAMEQMNTGIFYVNASTIGAEVHLPFGGTKGTGNGHREGAMISSLDIFSEWKSIYVDYSGKLQKAQIDEFKVGQ comes from the coding sequence ATGGCAACACCAAAAGCAAAGCGCAGTAACGCACCAACCACTTACGGCAATTACATCGCAGGCCGCTTCGTCAAACCCAAGAGCGGCGCATACCATGAGAATCGCAACCCCGCCGACACGCGCGAAGTCGTCGGGGTCTTCCCTGCTTCCAACGCTGAGGATGTGGACACGGCAGTGCAAGCCGCCAGCGCTGCCTATCCGAAATGGAAGGCGACGCCCGCGCCGAAACGCGCTGAGATTCTCTACAAGCTCGGCCAGATTTTGCTTGATTACAAAGAGTCGTTCGCCAACGACATGACCCGCGAGATGGGCAAGGTGCTTAAAGAGACGTGCGGTGATGTGCAGGAAGCGATTGACATGACTTTTTACACTGCTGGCGAAGGCCGCCGCCTGCACGGTTACACCACGCCTTCGGAATTGCCCGACAAGCTGGCAATGTGCGTGCGCCAACCAATCGGTGTGTGCGGCTTGATTACGCCCTGGAATTTTCCGATGGCGATCCCTTCGTGGAAGATGATGCCCGCGCTGATTTGCGGCAACACGCTGGTCATCAAGCCTGCCGAAGACACGCCGCTTTCAACTTACAACCTGGTCAAAGCGCTGGAAGAGGCAGGCCTGCCCGCCGGCGTCGTCAATATCGTCGCGGGTGCGGGTACATCCGCTGGTGCCGCACTGACTGAACATTCGGGTGTAAGGCTAGTTTCATTCACAGGTTCGACTACCACCGGGCGCACAGTCGCGACTAAAGCCGCCCAAAACGATAAGATTTGCTCGCTCGAAATGGGCGGCAAAAACGTGATTATGGTGCTGGAAGATGCCGATCTGGACTTGGCCGCCGAGGGCGCGGTCTGGGGCGCGTTCGGCACGTCGGGACAGCGTTGCACAGCGGCCTCGCGCATCGTCGCGCACAAAAAGGTTTACAAGAAATTCGTTGAGAAGCTGACCGAGCGCGCCAAGGCGCTGCGCATCGGCAACGGCCTGAACGGCAAAGTCGAGATGGGGCCGGTCATCAATCAGGCCGCCGTAGACAAGATTCTCACTTACATCAGCATCGGCCAAACCGAAGACGGCGCGACCTTGCATCTGGGCGGCAACCGCTTGGACAAAGGCGAATACCGGCACGGCTATTTTATCGAGCCAACGATTTTCACCGATGTCGCGCCGCAAATGCGCATCGCGCAAGAAGAAATCTTCGGCCCGGTGCTGAGCATCATTCCTTGCAACAGCCTCGACGAAGCCATCGAGATCGGCAACGGCGTGAAGTATGGGCTGTCGGCTTCGATCTACACGCAGGATGTGAATCGCGCGTTCAAGGCGATGGAGCAGATGAACACAGGCATCTTTTACGTCAACGCTTCGACCATCGGGGCTGAGGTGCACCTGCCTTTCGGCGGCACCAAAGGCACCGGCAACGGCCACCGCGAAGGCGCGATGATTTCGTCACTGGATATTTTCTCGGAATGGAAATCCATCTACGTGGATTACAGCGGTAAGCTGCAAAAGGCGCAGATAGACGAATTCAAAGTCGGTCAGTAA
- a CDS encoding addiction module protein, giving the protein MMTTTYEEIIGAALTLPPGARAMLANHLLESLDAPNQHSIDELWAAEAEKRVQEIITNQVRTIPADTVFRELRTRHEQS; this is encoded by the coding sequence GTGATGACGACAACTTACGAAGAAATTATCGGCGCGGCGTTGACTTTGCCGCCCGGTGCGCGCGCGATGCTGGCAAATCATTTGCTCGAAAGTCTCGATGCGCCGAATCAACATTCGATAGATGAACTCTGGGCTGCGGAAGCCGAAAAGCGTGTGCAAGAAATCATCACGAATCAAGTAAGGACCATTCCGGCTGACACCGTTTTTCGTGAACTAAGAACGCGCCACGAACAGTCCTGA
- a CDS encoding type II toxin-antitoxin system RelE/ParE family toxin, producing the protein MTIEFHPDAKREFAEAVEYYDNCAPGLGDDFIAAIDEALARIDTFPLAWPQLSTNTRRCRTSRFPYGVIYQLVKQKIYVVAVMHLHREPGYWQDRMD; encoded by the coding sequence CTGACCATCGAATTTCACCCTGACGCTAAGCGGGAATTTGCCGAAGCCGTCGAATATTATGACAACTGTGCGCCTGGGCTGGGTGATGACTTTATCGCGGCAATTGACGAAGCTCTTGCGCGCATTGATACGTTCCCGCTCGCTTGGCCTCAACTATCAACGAATACGAGGCGCTGCCGCACCTCCCGCTTTCCTTATGGCGTGATTTACCAACTTGTAAAACAAAAGATTTATGTCGTTGCCGTGATGCATTTGCACCGTGAGCCGGGTTATTGGCAAGACAGGATGGACTAA